The Kitasatospora sp. NBC_00374 genome has a segment encoding these proteins:
- a CDS encoding MurR/RpiR family transcriptional regulator has protein sequence MVENWRRTATSPSRARQAQPAVEAAPTARLLAIFDGHRLSPAQRRIAQYLLDHITEAAFLSITDLAERVGVSQPSVTRFASALGFSGFPALREALHPIALSAVAATPDSPEEIRRNELQAAVDAEIANLEGLRQLLGDPAPVIEVGQNLAHSVPMAVLGVRISVSIAEYFAYAAKRIHPDVRLITSGGSVAYDALLQVKEAGGTWALAFAMPRYSNETLSALRAAKETGLKVALITDLPLGPLAHTADIVLSAGTGSRLVFDSYAAPIVLTATILQSMADALPERTQARLEAYEQVADRHVFFLPDE, from the coding sequence ATCGTGGAGAACTGGCGGCGGACAGCTACCTCGCCGAGCCGGGCGCGTCAGGCGCAGCCCGCCGTGGAAGCGGCGCCGACCGCCCGCCTCCTCGCGATCTTCGACGGGCACAGACTGTCGCCCGCCCAGCGGCGCATCGCCCAGTACCTGCTCGACCACATCACCGAGGCCGCGTTCCTGTCGATCACCGACCTCGCGGAACGCGTCGGGGTGAGCCAGCCGTCGGTGACGCGGTTCGCCTCGGCCCTCGGGTTCAGCGGCTTTCCCGCGTTGCGGGAGGCCCTTCACCCGATCGCCCTGAGCGCGGTCGCCGCCACCCCGGACAGCCCGGAGGAGATCCGCCGCAACGAGCTGCAGGCCGCCGTCGACGCGGAGATCGCCAACCTGGAGGGCCTGCGCCAGCTCCTCGGCGACCCGGCCCCCGTGATCGAGGTCGGCCAGAACCTGGCCCACTCGGTGCCCATGGCGGTGCTGGGCGTGCGGATCTCCGTCTCGATCGCCGAGTACTTCGCCTACGCCGCCAAGCGCATCCACCCCGACGTGCGGCTGATCACCAGCGGCGGCAGCGTCGCCTACGACGCGCTGCTCCAGGTCAAGGAGGCCGGCGGGACCTGGGCGCTGGCCTTCGCGATGCCCCGCTACTCGAACGAGACCCTCTCCGCGCTCCGGGCGGCCAAGGAGACCGGCCTGAAGGTCGCCCTGATCACCGACCTCCCGCTCGGCCCGCTCGCCCACACCGCCGACATCGTCCTCAGCGCCGGGACCGGCTCCCGCCTGGTCTTCGACTCCTACGCCGCGCCGATCGTGCTGACCGCGACCATCCTGCAGTCCATGGCCGACGCCCTGCCCGAGCGCACCCAGGCACGACTGGAGGCGTACGAGCAGGTGGCCGACCGGCACGTCTTCTTCCTCCCGGACGAGTGA
- a CDS encoding serine hydrolase, translating to MPNEMAAAQDGLSPASAGRSTLSVHVGPLAGGPVRTLRPNAPHLAASTMKVAVLAALHRSGLDLDAPVPVHNSFVSASYGPRFGVSREEDSDPEPWQALGSERTLRWLAGRMIVHSSNLATNLCLSHVGPAAVAEVWQLARARHSVTGRGIDDLRARAAGVVNLVTAADLARLLRRLPQELLDLLAANAHRVDLAAGLPPGTRIAFKNGWLPGVRHSGGIVYPPDAPPYGIVVCYSGPLATGHAVDDPAARLLARISAGYWARRHELGTPGDR from the coding sequence GTGCCGAACGAGATGGCGGCCGCCCAGGACGGGCTCAGCCCCGCCTCCGCGGGCCGCAGCACGCTGTCCGTGCACGTCGGCCCGCTGGCCGGTGGCCCGGTGCGGACCCTCCGTCCCAACGCGCCGCACCTTGCGGCGAGCACGATGAAGGTCGCCGTCCTGGCCGCGCTCCACCGGAGCGGCCTGGACCTCGACGCACCCGTGCCGGTGCACAACTCGTTCGTCTCCGCCTCGTACGGCCCCCGCTTCGGTGTCTCCCGGGAGGAGGACAGCGATCCCGAGCCCTGGCAGGCGCTGGGCTCGGAGCGGACGCTCCGGTGGCTGGCCGGCCGCATGATCGTCCACTCCTCGAACCTCGCCACCAACCTGTGCCTCTCCCACGTCGGGCCGGCGGCGGTCGCGGAGGTCTGGCAGCTGGCGAGGGCGCGGCACAGCGTCACGGGCCGCGGCATCGACGATCTCCGCGCCCGGGCGGCCGGGGTGGTCAACCTGGTGACGGCCGCCGACCTGGCCCGGCTGCTGCGCCGACTCCCTCAGGAACTGCTCGACCTGCTCGCCGCGAACGCGCACCGGGTGGACCTCGCCGCCGGCCTGCCGCCCGGGACGAGGATCGCGTTCAAGAACGGGTGGCTCCCCGGCGTGCGACACAGCGGCGGAATCGTGTACCCGCCGGACGCACCGCCCTACGGCATCGTGGTCTGCTACTCCGGTCCGCTGGCCACCGGGCACGCGGTGGACGACCCGGCCGCCCGGCTGCTGGCCCGGATCTCGGCCGGGTACTGGGCCAGACGCCACGAGTTGGGCACACCGGGCGACCGCTGA